The following is a genomic window from Geobacillus subterraneus.
TCAAATCAAGAAAAAAGACCTTACAATAAGAAATGAGAAGACGATCAAACATTTTAAACATGTCAACAGTACCGCCTAAGGATAGGAGGTGAACGGCGATGTACGTATCGGCACGGGATCGAAAGCTGCTTGAGCGTTTGTTGGCCGATGATCGGGAAATGACGGTCGGCGAACTGGCTGAGGAGCTGAATGTCAGCGCCCGCACGATCCACCGTGATTTGCAAGGCCTTGAGTCCGTTTTGCGGCGCTACGGGCTCGAGTTGGTGAAAAAAGCGGGGGTCGGCATTCGCCTCGTTGGGGAAAAGAAACAGAAGCAAACGCTGGCTGCGGAGCTGCTTCATCTTTCTCACCGTGAATATACGCCGGAAGAACGGCAGCTGATGATTTTAATCGCCTTGTTGGAAGCAGACGAGCCGGTGAAACTTGTCTCATTGGCGAATGACTTAAACGTTACGGTCGCTACGGTCAGCTTGGATTTGGATAAACTGGAACAAACAGTCGAAGCGTATGGGCTTTCGCTTATTCGCAAGCGCGGATACGGCGTCGAGCTCACCGGTTCCGAATCGGCGAAACGGCGCCTCATTGGCGAACTGCTATTTCGGCATGTCGATGAACACGAGTTTTTGGCACTGATGAAAGAGACGATCCAGAGACGGTCGGACGACCCACTCGATACAGTGGCGGAAAAACTGCTCGGGCTGGTCGATCGGAAAAAGCTCGCCGTCATTGAACAACAAATCGAGCAGGTGAAAGAAACGTTCCCGTTTACGATGGCCGACAGTTCGTACATTGCCTTCGTCGTTCACTTGGCGCTCGCCATCGAGCGCATCAAGCGGGGGGAAGCGATTCATTTCGACCCGCGTGATTTGCAGGCGCTTCAGGCGACGAGAGAGTATGAAATCGCGGAGGCGCTTGCCGAATCGTTAGAAAGAGCGTTTGGCATTGACATCCCAAAAGAAGAGATCGGCTATATGACGATGCATTTAATGGGGGCGAAATGGCGCAGCCGCCAAGGAATGGTGATGGAGGAGCCGAGTTTGGCCGTCGGCATGAAAGCGCAACAGCTCATTCGTTTCGTCAGCCGGGAGCTCGGTGTCGATCTGTCCACCGACCGGACGCTATACGAAGATCTCGTCGTTCACTTGAAACCGGCTTTGTACCGTTTAGAGCACGGGATGGGGGTCGCCAACCCGCTGCTTGATCAAATTAAGCAAGACTACGCGGAACTGTTTGCCATTGTCGCCGACGGAACAAAGCAGCTGTTTGGCGATGTTTCAGTGCCGGAGGAGGAGATCGGCTATTTAGTGCTTCATTTTGCGGCTGCACTGATGCGGGAGAAAAAAGGCTGGCGGGCGCTCGTCATTTGTTCGAGCGGGCTCGGGACGGCAAAAATATTGGCGACAAGGCTGAAGAAAGAGATTCCGGACATCGTTTCGCTGGAACAAGCGTCCGTGTTTGAATGGAAAGAGAAAGATGCAAGCGCGTATGATCTTGTCGT
Proteins encoded in this region:
- a CDS encoding BglG family transcription antiterminator, with translation MYVSARDRKLLERLLADDREMTVGELAEELNVSARTIHRDLQGLESVLRRYGLELVKKAGVGIRLVGEKKQKQTLAAELLHLSHREYTPEERQLMILIALLEADEPVKLVSLANDLNVTVATVSLDLDKLEQTVEAYGLSLIRKRGYGVELTGSESAKRRLIGELLFRHVDEHEFLALMKETIQRRSDDPLDTVAEKLLGLVDRKKLAVIEQQIEQVKETFPFTMADSSYIAFVVHLALAIERIKRGEAIHFDPRDLQALQATREYEIAEALAESLERAFGIDIPKEEIGYMTMHLMGAKWRSRQGMVMEEPSLAVGMKAQQLIRFVSRELGVDLSTDRTLYEDLVVHLKPALYRLEHGMGVANPLLDQIKQDYAELFAIVADGTKQLFGDVSVPEEEIGYLVLHFAAALMREKKGWRALVICSSGLGTAKILATRLKKEIPDIVSLEQASVFEWKEKDASAYDLVVSTVPLADEAGSYFTVSPMLTEEEARAIREFLERKSAAEKRMRKESTAQRNRPALEAMKAVRRISETIIHLLDGFSLEVVKGRSVHELLADACRRLERSGVIVDADVVIEELRRRESLGGLGIPGTTLALYHARSFAVLRPSLTMYRLDAPQTVPGMDGEPMEINTVVLLLGPSDADKEMLAVLSEVSSLLVKDEQSLAVLAHGGEEEVYSLVSAHLEQFFDHYWTSTKE